One Roseimaritima multifibrata DNA window includes the following coding sequences:
- a CDS encoding coiled-coil domain-containing protein, which yields MDARLIHQLRSVGRRQRSVRLWTGWACIWLLAAFVGRIVLAVGQSISWRPAGYSPGSVLFAVTAVIAFIYSLAVLRRPFNWQALAEKIESRYPLLNQRLLTAVTPESQNAPGFLRKQVTEQTLSHAKSHPWAETIPGTRLWGRVLLNIPAIALLFFVFSLLNDNPKTNALANRSASSDVNMAAEQFEVQPGSVSIERGTGIVISARFDELVLPGETHLLMNAEGVEDRITMQRSLDDPLWAASVSMVSAPFDYYVECELGKSDKYHVDVFDYPALVQADAVLNFPDYTELEQKSISDTRRITAVEGTELLWQFRLNKPIESATLRPEEGDAIELVADDSDPLLYSVQMVLDKSQKWKLHLLDSEQRGNKFPPPFVVQVTPNRPPDLTLVNARDVRVSPLEELPIEANVRDDYGVLKIGLSYIVPGTEPSEKVLGTTIKKDEKRSFQDLIEFENLKVEPDMLLVYHFWAEDTGPDGEPRRVQSDMFFAEVRPFEEIFREGESPPEGQPSEPQPPSEQAAEAEKLAELQKQIINATWTLIRRETKETPTDEYDADIALILKGQTDAIAMLVELQNELEDDQSIQYAAAAMEWMTKASTNIQESAAPRIDSLPTALSTEQAAYQALLKLRAREFQVTRSKSSSSSSSSSSSASRQQLQKQLDELELKNDENRYQQQSQAESQEETEARDSRQILNRLKDLAQRQEDLNKQIQQLQTALLAAEDEAAKQEVERQLKRLREQQQEMLRDSDELAQRIEQAQSNGKPLDEAQQQLEDARQNLQDAAESLASNSPSTALAAGTRAAEELKDLSEEIRRQSANQFESALKDMQQEAVDLLKHQEELAESLDAVQEEVEETAGLRTPKPESKNSEAFQEQSDRLGNLLERMTDTVRNAEESEPFLAEQLFDSQRRVQQEQVRQRIEMSGELLERGLDAQAKEFEQIARESIEKLQGEIEEAAESVIGDGTEGLKRAMRELDGLSEALNQEIADATGEQPGQQPGQQPGQQPGQQPGQQPGQQPGQQPGQQPGQQPGQQPGQQPGQQPGQQPGQQPGQQPGQQPGQQPGQQPGQQPGQQPGQQPGQQPGQQPGQQPGQQPGQQPGQQPGQQPGQQPGQQPGQQPGQQPGQQPGQQPGQQPGQQPGQQPGQQPGQQPGQQPGQQPGQQPGQQPGQQPGQQPGQQPGQQPGQQPGQQPGQQPGQQPGQQPGQQPGQQPGQQPGQQPGQQPGQQPGQQPGQQPGQQPGQLLDGVGNGQSGSNRSRGLASPLTGQGFTEWTDRLRDVEELVDDPALRSEATRIRERAREIRKGLNRGSAQPQWPLVNEMIAEPLERLRMRVSEELLRRSAEKNALVPVDRDPVPEGFDRAVREYYERIGSGQ from the coding sequence ATGGACGCAAGACTGATTCATCAACTTCGCAGCGTCGGCCGCCGTCAACGGTCGGTCCGGTTGTGGACTGGCTGGGCTTGCATCTGGTTACTTGCCGCATTTGTGGGGAGGATCGTTCTTGCGGTGGGCCAATCGATCTCCTGGCGTCCGGCAGGCTATTCACCTGGATCGGTTCTCTTCGCAGTCACCGCGGTGATCGCCTTTATCTATTCACTTGCCGTCCTCAGGCGTCCATTCAACTGGCAAGCGTTGGCCGAAAAGATTGAATCCCGTTACCCGCTTCTGAATCAACGCCTGTTGACCGCCGTCACACCAGAATCACAGAACGCTCCCGGTTTTCTTCGCAAACAGGTGACCGAACAAACGCTAAGTCACGCCAAAAGCCATCCGTGGGCCGAAACCATTCCCGGGACTCGCCTCTGGGGCCGAGTCCTACTGAATATCCCTGCCATCGCCTTGTTGTTCTTTGTCTTTTCGCTCCTGAATGACAATCCGAAAACCAACGCACTTGCTAACCGATCCGCCTCTTCCGACGTGAACATGGCCGCAGAGCAATTTGAGGTTCAGCCCGGAAGTGTTTCGATCGAACGCGGGACAGGAATTGTGATCTCGGCAAGATTCGATGAACTTGTCTTGCCTGGGGAAACCCATTTATTGATGAACGCCGAAGGTGTCGAAGACCGCATCACGATGCAACGCTCTCTCGATGATCCACTTTGGGCCGCTTCGGTGTCGATGGTCTCCGCCCCGTTTGACTATTACGTGGAATGTGAGCTGGGTAAAAGCGACAAGTACCACGTCGATGTCTTCGACTACCCTGCCTTGGTTCAAGCCGACGCGGTCCTGAACTTCCCCGACTATACCGAACTAGAACAAAAATCGATCTCGGACACGCGCCGCATCACCGCCGTCGAAGGAACCGAGTTGCTTTGGCAATTTCGTCTTAACAAGCCGATTGAATCCGCAACGCTCAGGCCCGAAGAGGGGGACGCGATTGAACTGGTCGCTGACGATTCAGATCCGCTGCTATACAGCGTCCAAATGGTCCTAGACAAATCGCAGAAGTGGAAACTGCATCTACTTGATTCGGAGCAACGCGGCAACAAATTCCCTCCTCCCTTTGTTGTCCAAGTCACTCCTAACCGCCCGCCCGATTTGACGCTGGTGAATGCTCGCGATGTGCGTGTTTCGCCGCTGGAAGAATTGCCTATCGAAGCGAATGTCCGCGACGATTATGGGGTGCTTAAAATCGGGCTTAGCTACATTGTTCCCGGAACCGAACCAAGCGAAAAGGTCCTCGGAACCACCATTAAGAAGGACGAGAAACGCAGCTTTCAAGATTTGATCGAATTTGAAAACCTGAAGGTTGAACCAGACATGTTGCTTGTTTATCACTTTTGGGCGGAGGATACCGGCCCAGATGGCGAGCCTCGACGCGTTCAAAGCGACATGTTTTTTGCAGAGGTCCGCCCTTTCGAGGAAATCTTCCGCGAAGGGGAATCTCCGCCTGAAGGACAGCCCAGTGAACCCCAACCGCCTAGTGAGCAAGCGGCCGAAGCTGAAAAACTAGCCGAATTGCAGAAACAGATTATCAATGCCACGTGGACGTTGATCCGCAGGGAAACGAAAGAGACGCCGACGGACGAATACGACGCGGACATTGCCTTGATTTTAAAGGGGCAAACCGATGCGATTGCCATGCTGGTGGAATTACAGAACGAACTTGAGGACGATCAATCGATCCAGTACGCCGCCGCTGCAATGGAATGGATGACCAAAGCTTCGACGAACATCCAAGAATCGGCTGCCCCCCGCATCGATTCCCTTCCTACCGCTCTCTCGACGGAACAAGCGGCCTACCAGGCTCTGCTGAAATTGCGAGCTCGCGAATTCCAAGTGACTCGGTCGAAATCCTCATCCAGTTCCAGCTCCAGCAGCTCTAGCGCCTCGCGGCAACAATTACAGAAGCAGTTGGACGAACTGGAATTGAAGAACGACGAAAATCGTTACCAGCAACAAAGCCAAGCCGAATCACAAGAAGAAACCGAAGCAAGAGATTCCCGGCAAATCCTTAACCGCTTGAAAGACCTCGCTCAAAGACAAGAGGATCTGAACAAGCAGATCCAACAACTGCAGACGGCGCTGCTCGCGGCCGAAGATGAAGCCGCCAAACAAGAGGTCGAACGTCAACTCAAACGGCTTCGCGAGCAACAACAGGAAATGTTGCGAGACAGCGACGAATTGGCGCAGCGAATTGAGCAAGCACAGTCCAACGGCAAACCGCTGGATGAGGCTCAGCAACAACTTGAAGACGCTCGCCAAAACCTGCAGGACGCGGCGGAAAGCCTTGCATCGAACAGCCCTTCAACGGCCCTGGCCGCGGGAACTCGAGCGGCTGAGGAATTGAAAGACCTGAGCGAGGAGATCCGGCGTCAGTCTGCAAACCAATTTGAATCGGCATTGAAAGATATGCAGCAAGAAGCGGTCGATCTTCTAAAGCATCAGGAAGAACTTGCGGAGTCGCTTGATGCGGTTCAGGAAGAGGTCGAAGAAACCGCAGGGCTTCGAACTCCCAAACCTGAATCCAAGAACTCGGAGGCGTTCCAAGAACAAAGTGACCGACTGGGTAACCTGCTGGAACGGATGACCGATACCGTTCGCAATGCCGAAGAATCCGAGCCGTTTCTCGCAGAACAACTGTTCGATTCACAGCGACGCGTTCAACAAGAACAGGTTCGGCAACGTATCGAAATGTCGGGCGAACTTCTAGAACGAGGATTGGACGCTCAAGCTAAAGAATTTGAACAGATCGCACGTGAGTCGATTGAAAAGCTGCAAGGTGAAATCGAAGAAGCGGCTGAGTCGGTCATCGGCGATGGCACGGAAGGACTGAAGCGAGCCATGAGAGAACTAGACGGACTGAGCGAAGCTCTCAATCAGGAAATTGCGGACGCAACCGGCGAGCAACCAGGCCAACAACCAGGCCAACAACCGGGTCAACAACCGGGTCAACAACCGGGTCAACAACCGGGTCAACAACCGGGTCAACAACCGGGTCAACAACCGGGTCAACAACCGGGTCAACAACCGGGTCAACAACCGGGTCAACAACCAGGACAACAACCAGGACAACAACCAGGACAACAACCAGGACAACAACCAGGACAACAACCAGGACAACAACCAGGACAACAACCAGGACAACAACCAGGACAACAACCAGGACAACAACCAGGACAACAACCAGGACAACAACCAGGACAACAACCAGGACAACAACCAGGACAACAACCAGGACAACAACCAGGACAACAACCAGGACAACAACCGGGACAACAACCGGGACAACAACCAGGACAACAACCAGGACAACAACCGGGACAACAACCGGGACAACAACCGGGACAACAACCGGGACAACAACCGGGACAACAACCAGGACAACAACCAGGACAACAACCAGGACAACAACCAGGACAGCAACCAGGACAGCAACCAGGACAGCAACCAGGACAGCAACCAGGACAGCAACCAGGACAGCAACCAGGACAGCAACCAGGACAGCAACCAGGACAGCAACCAGGACAGCAACCAGGACAGCAACCAGGACAGCAACCAGGACAGCAACCAGGACAGCAACCAGGACAGCAACCAGGACAGCAACCAGGACAGCAACCAGGACAGCAACCAGGCCAACAACCAGGACAATTACTAGACGGCGTGGGAAATGGCCAAAGCGGCTCCAATCGATCACGGGGGCTCGCGTCTCCTTTGACCGGTCAAGGTTTTACGGAATGGACCGACCGTCTGCGCGACGTCGAAGAATTGGTTGACGATCCGGCACTCCGTTCCGAAGCAACGCGAATTCGCGAGCGTGCACGTGAGATCCGAAAAGGACTGAACCGGGGTTCTGCGCAGCCGCAGTGGCCCTTGGTCAACGAGATGATTGCGGAACCGCTGGAACGCCTGCGAATGCGGGTCTCCGAGGAACTGTTGCGGCGTAGTGCTGAGAAAAACGCATTGGTCCCCGTCGATCGCGACCCGGTACCCGAAGGTTTTGATCGGGCTGTTCGCGAATATTACGAACGAATCGGGAGCGGCCAGTGA
- a CDS encoding BatA domain-containing protein, giving the protein MSLLTPLYLLAGLAVGLPILFHLIRQKPKEVQSFSSLMFLRTDLPRLSRRSRIENWLLLLMRMLAILLIASAFARPFLRSSAATSWQPPGVQRWILVDTSASMHQTGVWEKAVEQVRSAVIDLRPGDQVGLMTFDQTPITVVELVASNLQEEKSQPEAILNAIESLEPTWLAGNLSLALETAADHLNALKQTDESSVRKEILLVSDMQKGNGWEGLQTFQWPPDVRLKIATVLPDDPSNAAVTLLDSLPSPADQPDNSVPQKQRLRVTNVAHSKVTEFSVGWVDQAGERVSGTEPIFVNVPPGEVRVVRAPVEGPGAVGLELDGDKHDYDNRIYVAPVKPAEKQVLAFTANETDPRESLTYYLERASFDSPQQTVQYLQFPANEPLPGSITELLPSRQSLVVVAPPVHPTLLQPLVKYVSVGGTVLVVLPHPTDASSENEETTNPSLLSPAKFLTQFTAQAEDPSGPDVPQAWSIEEADIDDFALLVDIDFRHPLLTIFADPRFSDFSKIRVWAHRKVVPPSDSDWQTLIRYDDGDEALLTKSIGEGKVFVLTTGWQPEQSQLAMSTKFVPLLSRIIDSTAGEQQQQKRWSVGDARPDSNPDASKESPANRFLQPGLFTVEEGDSEVSLAVNIAPQESQTEPVSSDQLEAFGISMVDKDWTEDKQRDKERQMRDVELEENQQWWRWLVLTALGLLMVESIWAGRRIS; this is encoded by the coding sequence ATGAGCCTACTTACTCCCCTCTATCTGCTTGCTGGACTTGCGGTCGGTTTGCCAATCCTTTTTCATTTGATTCGGCAAAAACCAAAGGAAGTGCAATCGTTCAGTTCCTTAATGTTCCTCCGCACCGACCTGCCGCGTCTTTCTCGCCGCAGCCGAATCGAAAACTGGTTGCTGTTGTTGATGCGGATGCTTGCCATCCTGCTCATCGCGTCGGCCTTCGCTCGTCCTTTTTTGCGTTCGTCCGCCGCCACCAGTTGGCAGCCACCAGGCGTCCAACGCTGGATTCTTGTGGACACCAGTGCCAGCATGCACCAAACGGGCGTCTGGGAAAAAGCGGTTGAACAAGTCCGCTCGGCTGTTATCGACTTGCGACCGGGAGACCAAGTTGGCCTGATGACCTTCGATCAGACGCCGATAACCGTCGTCGAATTGGTCGCTTCCAACCTTCAAGAAGAGAAATCACAGCCGGAAGCGATTCTCAACGCAATCGAATCTCTCGAACCGACTTGGCTGGCAGGCAATTTGTCGCTGGCGTTAGAGACGGCAGCCGACCACCTGAACGCGTTGAAACAAACGGATGAATCGTCGGTTCGCAAAGAGATCCTCTTGGTTAGCGATATGCAAAAAGGAAACGGATGGGAGGGGCTACAAACGTTTCAATGGCCTCCGGATGTGCGATTGAAGATTGCCACCGTTCTCCCTGACGATCCCAGCAATGCTGCGGTCACCCTATTGGACTCGCTTCCCTCCCCTGCTGATCAACCGGATAACAGCGTCCCTCAAAAACAAAGGTTGCGAGTCACCAACGTGGCTCATTCAAAGGTTACGGAGTTTTCGGTTGGCTGGGTTGACCAAGCTGGCGAACGAGTCTCCGGCACAGAACCGATTTTTGTCAATGTTCCGCCAGGCGAAGTACGCGTCGTCCGGGCCCCCGTCGAAGGCCCTGGAGCCGTCGGCTTAGAACTAGATGGTGACAAACACGACTATGACAATCGAATCTACGTCGCTCCGGTCAAACCCGCCGAAAAACAAGTTCTCGCTTTCACGGCAAACGAAACGGATCCACGAGAGAGCCTGACCTACTATCTGGAACGTGCCAGTTTTGATTCTCCGCAACAGACCGTTCAATACTTGCAATTTCCGGCAAACGAGCCACTACCGGGATCGATCACCGAACTCCTTCCCAGCCGACAGTCGCTAGTGGTTGTGGCGCCCCCAGTGCATCCAACACTACTTCAGCCCCTGGTCAAATATGTCAGCGTTGGTGGAACGGTCCTGGTCGTTCTTCCTCATCCAACGGACGCTTCAAGCGAAAACGAGGAAACTACCAACCCAAGTCTGCTTTCCCCTGCAAAATTCCTGACACAGTTCACGGCTCAAGCGGAAGATCCGTCCGGCCCGGACGTGCCGCAAGCATGGAGCATTGAAGAAGCAGATATCGATGATTTTGCTTTGCTAGTCGACATCGATTTCCGTCATCCGCTGCTGACGATTTTCGCAGACCCTCGTTTTAGTGATTTCAGCAAAATTCGCGTCTGGGCTCACCGTAAAGTGGTCCCCCCGTCAGATTCCGACTGGCAAACTCTGATTCGCTACGACGATGGCGACGAAGCGTTGCTGACGAAATCGATTGGTGAAGGCAAGGTGTTTGTGTTAACGACTGGTTGGCAACCGGAGCAAAGCCAACTGGCAATGTCAACAAAATTTGTCCCCCTGCTCTCTCGCATCATCGATTCGACCGCTGGGGAACAGCAACAACAGAAACGCTGGTCCGTCGGTGACGCGCGTCCGGACTCCAATCCTGACGCCTCCAAGGAATCTCCAGCCAACCGTTTTCTTCAGCCTGGGCTTTTCACCGTGGAAGAGGGCGATTCGGAAGTATCGCTGGCCGTCAACATCGCTCCGCAAGAAAGCCAAACCGAACCGGTTTCATCCGACCAGCTTGAAGCTTTTGGTATCAGCATGGTCGACAAAGACTGGACGGAGGATAAGCAACGGGACAAGGAACGCCAGATGCGGGATGTCGAACTGGAAGAAAACCAACAGTGGTGGAGATGGCTGGTGCTGACGGCTCTTGGTCTGCTGATGGTCGAGAGCATTTGGGCAGGACGTCGAATTTCGTAG
- a CDS encoding DUF58 domain-containing protein: MSVTSQRNANPDSTPARRPAGGVDPATLMRIKNLHLRAKTVVEGYFNGMHRSPFHGFSAEFSEYSPYTTGEDLRKLDWKLYARSDRYFVKRFEDETSRRCYFVVDQSRSMAFDAIGYSKSEYAKTVAATLAYFLTLSRDSVGLLTFDQEIADYLPARHRHGHLRQLMVCLERAEAGEGTDLNIPLERIAATIRKRGMIVLISDLLTPLESLRTRLGYLRSRGHEVILLRVLDPAEIELKLQPAALIKDMETNQEIVVNPQTAAAEYGRQFEKHETELKGICNDLGIDFYRLPTDSPIDTALFDLVNAQSRRGRKVIRNRNTGSTPSSGGAAG, translated from the coding sequence TTGTCTGTCACCTCACAGCGAAACGCGAACCCAGACTCCACGCCGGCCCGCCGACCTGCTGGCGGTGTCGATCCTGCGACATTGATGCGGATCAAGAACCTTCACCTGCGAGCAAAAACGGTCGTCGAAGGCTACTTCAACGGGATGCATCGAAGTCCCTTCCACGGGTTTTCCGCGGAATTCAGTGAATACAGTCCTTACACAACGGGCGAAGACCTCCGAAAGCTGGACTGGAAACTGTACGCCCGCTCCGATCGCTACTTCGTCAAACGGTTCGAAGACGAAACCAGTCGCCGCTGTTATTTCGTCGTTGACCAAAGTCGTTCAATGGCGTTTGATGCGATCGGGTATAGCAAATCGGAATACGCCAAAACGGTCGCCGCCACGCTTGCCTATTTCTTGACACTCAGCCGCGATAGTGTCGGGTTGCTTACGTTTGATCAAGAGATCGCGGATTATCTGCCCGCCCGCCATCGCCACGGCCACTTGCGTCAATTGATGGTCTGCTTAGAGCGTGCCGAGGCGGGCGAGGGAACCGACCTGAACATTCCATTAGAGCGGATCGCGGCGACCATTCGTAAGCGAGGGATGATTGTGCTGATCAGCGACCTGCTTACCCCGCTTGAGTCGCTCCGAACGAGGCTTGGGTATCTGCGTAGCCGAGGACATGAAGTGATCCTTTTGCGAGTTCTCGACCCCGCGGAAATCGAACTGAAACTTCAGCCGGCCGCGTTAATTAAGGACATGGAAACCAATCAAGAGATTGTCGTGAATCCACAAACCGCAGCTGCCGAATACGGACGGCAATTCGAGAAACACGAAACCGAATTGAAAGGCATTTGCAACGATTTGGGAATCGACTTCTATCGGTTGCCCACCGATTCGCCAATCGATACTGCCCTCTTTGATTTAGTCAACGCTCAGTCGCGACGGGGGCGAAAAGTGATTCGGAACCGTAACACCGGCTCGACACCCTCAAGTGGCGGAGCCGCTGGATGA
- a CDS encoding AAA family ATPase: MSTDSNKSPGLSEAEEQQTVQQIRESRKQIRAELSKVIVGQEEVIEQLLISLMAGGHCLITGAPGLAKTLLVSSVAQVFHLNFQRIQFTPDLMPADITGTEILEQEEGGHRVMKFVKGPIFANVVLADEINRTPPKTQAALLEAMQEHQITVAGHRYPLEEPFFVLATQNPIEMEGTYPLPEAQLDRFLFNILIDYLPREQERAVVMQTTADKPEPIKALFSGDDVQRFHAVVRRVPISEQVADYAVRLVAASRPNREGTPDFVNEMVSWGAGLRAAQTLVLGGKARALLAGRVHVSFDDIVALAAPTLRHRVLISYKAEAEGISVEDVISRLLETVPRDMP; encoded by the coding sequence TTGAGCACTGACAGCAATAAGTCGCCGGGATTGTCCGAAGCCGAAGAACAACAAACCGTCCAGCAAATACGTGAGAGCCGCAAACAGATTCGAGCCGAACTGTCCAAGGTGATTGTTGGACAAGAGGAAGTGATCGAGCAGCTGCTGATCAGCCTGATGGCGGGCGGACACTGTTTGATCACGGGAGCTCCAGGGTTAGCAAAAACGCTGCTTGTTAGTTCGGTGGCCCAGGTCTTTCATTTGAATTTCCAACGCATTCAGTTCACCCCTGACCTGATGCCCGCCGACATCACCGGAACCGAAATCCTCGAGCAGGAAGAGGGGGGCCATCGCGTGATGAAATTCGTGAAGGGCCCCATCTTCGCCAATGTGGTGCTGGCCGATGAAATCAATCGAACGCCTCCCAAGACACAGGCGGCCCTGTTGGAAGCGATGCAAGAGCACCAAATCACGGTCGCCGGCCATCGGTACCCGCTGGAAGAACCCTTTTTTGTTCTTGCGACTCAAAACCCGATCGAAATGGAGGGAACCTATCCGCTTCCCGAAGCTCAATTGGACCGGTTTCTGTTCAACATCTTGATTGATTATTTGCCACGCGAACAGGAACGTGCCGTGGTAATGCAAACGACTGCGGACAAACCGGAACCGATCAAGGCATTGTTCAGCGGCGATGATGTGCAGCGTTTTCACGCCGTCGTCCGCCGGGTCCCGATTTCAGAACAGGTCGCAGACTATGCGGTCCGGCTTGTCGCGGCCAGCCGACCGAACCGCGAAGGGACGCCTGACTTCGTCAACGAAATGGTCAGCTGGGGAGCAGGATTGCGAGCCGCGCAAACGCTTGTCCTGGGTGGCAAGGCTCGCGCACTCTTGGCGGGCCGCGTACACGTATCCTTTGACGACATTGTCGCTTTGGCGGCCCCGACGCTGCGGCATCGCGTTCTGATCAGCTATAAAGCCGAAGCCGAAGGGATTTCGGTCGAAGATGTGATCTCTCGCCTTTTGGAAACGGTACCACGCGACATGCCATGA
- a CDS encoding ThuA domain-containing protein — protein MSCLPVRAKPCCQPHRFRLSSMRFFLAAFLMMGAVTANAGDYLTFAPADGVTPTKRVVLVAGDEEYRTEETMPMLGKLLSQKHGFHCTVLFALGPDDATYIDPNNQQGLRGLEALDDADLLIIGTRFRIPSADQAAHLTKFLNDGKPVIGIRTATHAFNGNGSFGEGLPYGQFGRKILGEQWVNHHGKHKHQGALSVVEPGAEDHAILQGVGQIFAPSDVYGVIHLTDQDEILLRGAVTESLDPESTPIEGEKNDPMQPLAWLHTYVAPDGVQMGQSFCTTAGASVDFVDEDLRRLIVNAAYFLTGQEVPAKADVQYVDPFYPSFYGFIRTPDYWKNLNLKPSDFGLGKSPSQADPEGSPEWTHRPTPPSQKEAAK, from the coding sequence ATGTCCTGCTTACCTGTTCGCGCTAAACCTTGCTGTCAGCCGCACCGTTTTCGGTTATCGTCGATGCGGTTTTTCCTTGCTGCCTTTCTCATGATGGGAGCCGTGACCGCAAACGCTGGCGACTACCTGACCTTTGCCCCCGCGGACGGTGTGACGCCTACCAAACGAGTGGTGCTTGTTGCTGGCGATGAAGAATACCGGACGGAAGAGACGATGCCGATGTTGGGCAAACTGCTGAGCCAAAAACATGGGTTCCACTGCACGGTTTTGTTCGCCTTAGGGCCGGACGATGCCACCTACATCGATCCGAATAACCAGCAGGGACTGCGAGGATTGGAAGCTCTCGACGACGCTGATCTGCTGATCATCGGGACCCGCTTTCGCATTCCATCCGCTGACCAAGCTGCTCACCTCACCAAATTCCTGAACGATGGAAAACCGGTTATCGGAATTCGTACGGCAACGCATGCCTTCAATGGCAATGGCAGCTTTGGCGAGGGCCTGCCCTACGGACAGTTTGGACGAAAAATTTTGGGCGAGCAGTGGGTCAATCATCACGGTAAACACAAGCATCAAGGGGCGCTTAGCGTTGTCGAACCTGGAGCCGAGGACCATGCGATCCTTCAAGGTGTCGGACAAATCTTTGCACCTTCGGATGTCTATGGCGTTATCCATCTGACGGACCAGGATGAGATCTTGCTTCGCGGTGCTGTTACCGAGTCCTTAGACCCAGAATCGACGCCGATTGAAGGAGAAAAGAACGACCCGATGCAACCGTTGGCCTGGTTGCATACGTATGTTGCGCCCGATGGCGTTCAAATGGGACAGTCTTTCTGCACGACCGCAGGTGCATCGGTTGATTTTGTTGACGAAGACCTACGCCGTTTGATTGTTAATGCCGCCTACTTTTTAACCGGCCAAGAAGTTCCAGCAAAAGCAGACGTGCAGTACGTCGATCCCTTTTACCCCAGTTTCTATGGCTTCATCAGAACGCCTGACTACTGGAAGAACCTAAATCTAAAACCATCCGACTTTGGACTGGGGAAATCCCCGTCCCAAGCGGATCCAGAAGGGTCGCCCGAATGGACTCATCGCCCAACCCCTCCATCCCAAAAAGAAGCTGCCAAGTAA